The Streptomyces sp. NBC_00162 sequence TAGGCCGCGTCGGCAAGCTCATCGCTGCGAAGCCGGAACGAGGAACAAGGAGACAGACATGTCGACCAACTCGGGATTCCACAGAGGAGCACGGAGCACCGCCGTCGCGGTCATGGCGGCCGCCATGGCGCTCGCCCCGGCCGTCACGGCCGTCGCCGCGACCGGGAACGACACAGCACAGCAGTCCTCGGTGGTCGCGCAGTCGGCGCGCAGCACCAAGGTGAACGTCGTCAACGAGACCTCGACGACGATGTACCGCAACTACACGGAACTCTCGCACGGGGTGTGGGACGACGAGACACCGCCGGAGACGATCGAAGGCCGGAAGTCCGCCACGTGGGGATCGCACTCCTCGGGGATGATGACGGGGACGGAAGGGGGCGCGTGGTATGCCCTCGGGAACGACGGCGAGGCCGCCATCCACTGGAACAACCCGTACGCCGGCAGTAACTCCTACAGCTGCACCGTGCCCGACGGCTACACCTGTTCGCGCACGGGTGGCAGCGGCAACAACGCGACGGTCACCTTCACCATCGGCCGGAACGGGGCGAGGGCGGCAGCCGCATCCGCCCGTGGGCAGGACGCGCCGTTCTCGGTGACCGCGGCCCGCAGCACGCAGGTCAAGCTGCAGAACCGCACCCCCAACACGATGGACCGCACCTCGTCGAGCCTGGTGCACGGAACGTGGAGCGACAACATGGTCCCGCCGGACCGTGTGTACCCCTTCGGTGACGGCACCTGGCGGTCGGAGTCGAACGGCTTCATGACCGGGACGGAAGGGGAGGCGGTGTTCAGCATGCTCGACGTCGGCAACGTCAGCATCGGCTGGAACAACCCCTTCTCGGGCAGCAACAGTTACTACTGCCACGTCCCGGAGGGCTTCAACTGCAGGCAGGGCGGCGGCAGCGGCGACAACGCGGCCGTCACCTTCACCGTGACGAAGGGCTGACGATGAACCGACGCATCGCAGCGGTGGCGTGCGCCGCCGCGCTGACCTCGATCGCGGCGGGCACGGCTTCGGCCGCCCCCGCCCCCGCTCCGGCGTCCGCGTCCGCCTCCGTCGGTGTGATGGCACCGCCGGTGCCGGGGCGCACGTACGTCGTGGCGCCCCAGGACACGCCCGACCAGTGGCTCGGCGACAACGACTGGTTCGGCAGCGTGGTGTGCCAGGCCAGCCGGCTCTGGAGCGGTGACCGGCGCGACGACGCCCTGTGGCGGGTGACCGGGAACAATGACGGCTCCATATCGCTCGTGAACATGGACGCGGCCCAGAACGGCTGGAGCCTGGCCTCTTCGGGCGAGGGGATCCGCATCGCCGAGGGCAACGGCGAGGAGTTCCACTGGGACGTGGTCGCCGGTCCCGGCGGGACGGTCGCACTGCAGAACAGGCAGACGCGGCGGTTCCTGTCCATCGTCGCCGGGACGGTCGTCGGGGCCGCCCAGGCCTACTACTGGTACATGACCAACGCGCGCCCCTGAAACGGCGGTGGCCCCGCCTCCCGGGAAGGGAGGCGGGGCCACCGTGCGTGCGTCGGCGGGGAGCCGTCAGAGCTTCTCGGGGGTCCGGATTCCGAGGAGCGACATGCCCTTGGTCAGCGTCCGCGCCGTCAGGTCGCACAGGAACAGGCGGTTCTCGACCTGCTCGGGGGTCTCGGCCTTCAGGACCGGGCACTCCGAGTAGAAGGTCGTGTAGAGCGAGGCCACCTGGTAGAGGTACGCCGCCAGCTTGTGCGGCGCGTGCTCCGACGCGGCCTCGGCGATGAGCTCGCCGAAGTGGTCCAGGTGCAGGCCCAGCGCGCGCTCGGCCGGCGCCAGAGCCAGCTCCGGGTGGGCAGCGGGCTTCGCGTCCCCGGCCTTGCGCAGGATGGACTGGATACGGGCGTACGCGTACTGGAGGTACACGGACGTGTCACCCGTCAGCGACACCATCTGGTCCAGGTCGAACTTGTAGTCGCGCGCGGCGGAGGTCGACAGGTCCGCGTACTTCACCGCGCCGATGCCGACCTGGACGGCCCGCTCGCCGATCTCGGCCTCGGACAGGTCCTGGGCCTTCTCCCGTACGACGGCCGCGGCGCGGTCGATGGCCTCGTCCAGCAGGTCCACCAGCCGGACCGTCTCGCCCTCACGGGTCTTGAACGGCTTGCCGTCCTTGCCCAGCACCGTGCCGAAGGCCAGCTGCACGGCCTTGACCTCGTCGCTCAGCCAGCCCGCCCGGCGGGCGGTCTCGAAGACCATCTTGAAGTGCAGGGACTGCCGCGCGTCGACCACGTAGATCAGGGTGGTGGCGCCCAGCTCGGCGACCCGGTTGCGGATGGCGGAGAGGTCGGTCGCGGCGTAGCCGAAGCCGCCGTCCGACTTCTGCACGATCAGCGGGGTCGGGTTGCCGTCCGGGCCCTTGACGTCGTCGAAGAACACGCACAGCGCGCCGTTGGAGCGGACGGCGACGCCCGACTCCTCCAGCAGCTTGCACGTTTCGACGAGCATGTCGTTGTAGCCGGACTCGCCGACCACGTCGGGGTCCTGGATGTCCATGTCCAGCTTGTTGAAGACGGAGTAGAAGTAGATCTTCGACTCGTCCACGAACCGCTGCCACAGCGCCAGGGTCTCGGGCTCGCCGGCCTGGAGGTCCACCACCCGGGCCCGGGCCCGGGTCTTGAACTCCTCGTCGGAGTCGAAGAGGGCGCGCGAGGCCTTGTAGAGGCGGTTGAGGTTGGACATGGCCTCCTCGCCGGAGACCTCCTCGTCGGACTTGTGGTCCAGCTCGTGCGGGTGCTCCAGCAAGTACTGGATGAGCATGCCGAACTGGGTGCCCCAGTCGCCGATGTGGTGGCGACGGACCACCTTCTCGCCCGTGAACTCCAGGATCTCCACCATCGCGGCGCCGATCACGGCGGAGCG is a genomic window containing:
- a CDS encoding aegerolysin family protein, with translation MSTNSGFHRGARSTAVAVMAAAMALAPAVTAVAATGNDTAQQSSVVAQSARSTKVNVVNETSTTMYRNYTELSHGVWDDETPPETIEGRKSATWGSHSSGMMTGTEGGAWYALGNDGEAAIHWNNPYAGSNSYSCTVPDGYTCSRTGGSGNNATVTFTIGRNGARAAAASARGQDAPFSVTAARSTQVKLQNRTPNTMDRTSSSLVHGTWSDNMVPPDRVYPFGDGTWRSESNGFMTGTEGEAVFSMLDVGNVSIGWNNPFSGSNSYYCHVPEGFNCRQGGGSGDNAAVTFTVTKG
- the argS gene encoding arginine--tRNA ligase, whose translation is MASVPSLASSVNQRVADALASALPEAGATDPLLRRSDRADFQANGILALAKKAKANPRELATTVVEGIPTGDLIQEIEVSGPGFLNITITDKAIIETLSARALDDRLGVPLAANPGTTVIDYAQPNVAKEMHVGHLRSAVIGAAMVEILEFTGEKVVRRHHIGDWGTQFGMLIQYLLEHPHELDHKSDEEVSGEEAMSNLNRLYKASRALFDSDEEFKTRARARVVDLQAGEPETLALWQRFVDESKIYFYSVFNKLDMDIQDPDVVGESGYNDMLVETCKLLEESGVAVRSNGALCVFFDDVKGPDGNPTPLIVQKSDGGFGYAATDLSAIRNRVAELGATTLIYVVDARQSLHFKMVFETARRAGWLSDEVKAVQLAFGTVLGKDGKPFKTREGETVRLVDLLDEAIDRAAAVVREKAQDLSEAEIGERAVQVGIGAVKYADLSTSAARDYKFDLDQMVSLTGDTSVYLQYAYARIQSILRKAGDAKPAAHPELALAPAERALGLHLDHFGELIAEAASEHAPHKLAAYLYQVASLYTTFYSECPVLKAETPEQVENRLFLCDLTARTLTKGMSLLGIRTPEKL